In Flavobacterium endoglycinae, one DNA window encodes the following:
- a CDS encoding DUF2141 domain-containing protein, producing the protein MTKIITITILFICSLMSAQNVKLTVTVSGLKSNTGTVKVGLYNSDGTFLKTTYKSLASEIKNNKAVVTFDNLPAGEYAISTYHDENNNGKLDKNMMGIPSEDYAASNNAKGFMGPPSYKDAKFDINKDSKIEITL; encoded by the coding sequence ATGACCAAAATTATTACCATAACTATTTTATTTATCTGCAGCTTAATGTCTGCTCAAAATGTGAAATTAACAGTTACTGTTTCAGGTTTGAAAAGTAACACAGGAACGGTTAAAGTTGGATTGTATAATTCAGACGGAACGTTTCTTAAAACAACATATAAAAGTCTTGCTTCCGAAATTAAAAATAACAAAGCAGTGGTGACATTTGATAATCTTCCTGCTGGAGAATACGCCATTTCAACGTATCATGATGAGAACAACAACGGGAAACTAGACAAAAATATGATGGGAATTCCGTCTGAAGATTATGCTGCTTCCAATAATGCAAAAGGATTTATGGGGCCGCCTTCCTATAAAGATGCTAAATTTGATATCAATAAAGATTCAAAAATTGAAATTACATTATAA